In a genomic window of Cyprinus carpio isolate SPL01 chromosome A10, ASM1834038v1, whole genome shotgun sequence:
- the LOC109087761 gene encoding olfactory receptor 51E2-like, with translation MISMQSNSSANVTFVRPATFFINGFFNIPHAKYYYVFLSLVYVVTVLGNSFIMCIIYLARRLHTAKYIAVFHLALADLCGSSALIPKLIDIFLFKHQDISYDACLANMFFVFHFMNLQSLTLLVLAYDRLVAICFPLQYHAIVTKPAMFLIIGVMWIFSVTFIASMVILITRLSICRSNVVNSYFCDHGPIYRLAYNDNTINIIMANICFGLLVCMPLILIMVSYFCIALVLLKIAQGVDRIKAMKTCTSHFMLVAIFYVPLLGINIAALATFIHPNARIINNSLTQTIPPMLNPIIYTLKTEEVMQSIKELYKRNKVNTRLLQSKRLNTKGY, from the coding sequence ATGATCTCCATGCAGTCAAACTCCTCTGCAAATGTGACCTTTGTTCGTCctgcaacatttttcattaatgGCTTTTTTAATATTCCACATGCAAAATACTACTATGTGTTCTTGTCTTTAGTGTATGTTGTGACTGTTTTAGGGAATTCATTTATCATGTGTATCATATATTTGGCCCGCAGACTTCACACAGCCAAATACATTGCTGTTTTTCATCTGGCACTTGCTGATCTGTGTGGAAGCTCAGCTTTGATTCCAAAACTCATAGACATATTTTTATTCAAGCACCAGGACATTTCATATGACGCATGTTTggcaaatatgttttttgtatttcatttcatgaaTCTGCAGTCTTTGACACTACTTGTCTTGGCTTATGACAGACTGGTTGCTATTTGTTTTCCTCTACAGTATCATGCCATTGTAACCAAACCAGCCATGTTTCTGATCATAGGGGTGATGTGgattttttctgtcacttttattgCTTCAATGGTGATTTTGATCACAAGACTCTCTATTTGTAGATCTAATGTAGTCAATAGTTATTTTTGTGATCATGGCCCTATTTATAGACTGGCTTATAATGATAATACCATTAACATTATCATGGCAAATATTTGCTTTGGTCTCCTTGTATGTATGCCACTGATATTGATAATGGTTTCATATTTCTGCATCGCTTTAGTTTTGCTTAAGATTGCTCAGGGTGTTGACCGGATCAAAGCCATGAAAACCTGCACCTCACATTTCATGTTAGTGGCAATTTTTTATGTTCCACTTTTAGGTATTAATATTGCAGCTTTAGCAACATTTATCCATCCAAACGCACGGATAATTAACAATTCTCTGACACAGACAATACCACCTATGCTGAATCCCATCATATACACTCTAAAGACAGAGGAGGTCATGCAGTCCATAAAAGAACTGTACAAACGCAACAAGGTGAACACTAGGCTACTACAGAGCAAAAGGTTAAATACAAagggttattaa
- the LOC122146361 gene encoding olfactory receptor 1073-like, whose translation MSSMQSNSSANVTFVRPAAFFINGFFNLPHAKYYYVFLSLVYFVTVLGNTFIMCIIYLARRLHTAKYIAVFHLAFSDLCGSSALIPKVIDTFLFEHQVVSYEACLANMFFVYHFMNTQSLTLLVLAYDRLVAICFPLRYHAIVTKQAMFLIIGVMWIFSLTYLSILVGFVNTLSFCRSVVINSYFCDQGIMYRLACNDNSINILMGKISFGLLMCTPLILIIISYFCIALALLNIAHGADRNKAMKTCTSHLILVAISYLPVLSNNIAAVTTPINPNTRIINNSLTQTIPPMLNPIIYTLKTEEVMQSIKELYKRSRMCVTVEINIKCSGRI comes from the coding sequence ATGAGCTCCATGCAGTCAAACTCCTCTGCAAATGTGACCTTTGTGCGTCCTGCAGCATTTTTCATTAATGGCTTTTTTAATTTGCCACATGCAAAATACTACTATGTTTTCTTGTCTTTAGTGTATTTTGTGACTGTTTTAGGGAATACATTTATCATGTGTATCATATATTTGGCCCGCAGACTTCACACAGCCAAATACATTGCTGTTTTCCATCTGGCCTTTTCTGACCTGTGTGGAAGCTCGGCTTTGATTCCAAAAGTCattgacacatttttatttgagCATCAAGTTGTTTCATATGAAGCATGTTTggcaaatatgttttttgtatatcACTTCATGAACACGCAGTCTTTGACACTACTTGTCTTGGCTTATGACAGACTGGTTGCTATTTGTTTTCCTCTACGGTATCATGCCATTGTAACCAAACAAGCCATGTTTCTGATCATAGGGGTAATGTGGATTTTTTCATTGACATATTTATCTATACTTGTAGGTTTTGTGAACACACTCTCTTTTTGTAGATCTGTCGTgattaatagttatttttgtgaCCAAGGAATTATGTATAGACTAGCTTGTAATGATAATTCTATTAATATATTGATGGGAAAAATTAGCTTTGGTCTCCTCATGTGCACACCACTCATACTGatcatcatttcatatttctgcaTTGCTCTGGCTTTGCTTAATATTGCTCATGGTGCTGACCGGAACAAGGCCATGAAAACCTGCACCTCACATCTCATATTGGTAGCAATTTCTTATCTCCCagttttaagtaataatattgcTGCTGTCACAACACCTATCAATCCAAACACCCGGATAATTAACAATTCTTTGACCCAGACAATACCACCAATGCTGAATCCCATCATATACACTCTAAAGACAGAGGAGGTCATGCAATCCATAAAAGAACTGTACAAGCGCAGTAGGATGTGTGTTActgtagaaataaatataaaatgcagtgGAAGAATTTAA